One Mycobacterium paraseoulense genomic window, CAAGGGCGAGCTCAACATCGGCAAGCTGCTGGCCAAGCGCGCCCGGGTCATCGGCACCACGCTGCGGGCGCGGCCGGTCACCGGGCCGAACGGCAAGACGGAGATCGTGCGGGCGGTGATCGGCTCCGTCTGGCCGATGATCGCCGAGGGCCGCGTCCGGCCGATCATCGGCGCCCGCATGCCGATCCAGCAGGCCGGCGAGGCGCACCAACGGCTGACGTCGAGCAAGGTGACCGGGAAGATCGTGCTGACGGTCTAGCGGTTCAGCCCAGGGACGCCAGCGCGCGCACCAACTGGTCGACCTCGGCCGTCGTCGAGTAGTGCGCCAGCCCGACGGTCACCGCCCCGCCGACGTCGTTGACGCCCAACACGTCCAGGGCACGGGAATTCTCGTTGGTGACGGCCAGGATCCCGTTGTCCGCCAACCGCTGCACCACCCGTTCGGCTGGGACGCCGTTCAAGGCGAAGCTGACCACCGGAATCCTCACCTCCGGCCGGCCGATCACCATGACCAACGGCAGCGACCGCAACGACACCATCAGGTAATCGAAGATCCGGTTCATATACAAGGCGGCCGATTGCATCGACACCGACAGGCGTTCGCGGCGGCCCCCGCGGGCCGACTCGTCGAGCGCCGCCAGGTACTCGATGCTGGCCACCACGCCGGCGAGCAGACCGAACTGGTGCGCGCCGATCTCGAGACGCGCGGCGCCGGTCGCCTTCGGGTCGGTCGAGATGGAGCCGAACGAATTGACCAGCGCCGGATCGCGGAACACCACCGCGCCGATCGGCGGACCACCCCACGCCAGGGCGTTCACCGCCACCACGTCGGCGTCGGTTTCCTTCACGTCGAGCAACCGGTATGGCGCCGCGGCGGAGTGGTCGACCACCACCAGTCCGCCGACGTCGTGCACCAGCTTGGTCATCGCGCGCAGGTCGGTGACCGTGCCCAGCGCCGCGGACGCGGAGGCGACGGCCACCAGCCGCGTCGACTTCCCGACCAGGCCCTCCCACTGCCAGGTCGGCAGCTCGCCGGTCTCGATGTCGATCTCGGCCCACTTGA contains:
- a CDS encoding cysteine desulfurase-like protein — protein: MAYDVARVRGLHPSLGDGWVHFDAPAGMLIPDSVATTVSTAFRRSSATTVGAHPSAQRSAAILEAARSAVADLFNVDPAGVVLGADRAILLSALAEASSSRAGLGYEVIVSRLDDEANIAPWLRAAHRYGAKVKWAEIDIETGELPTWQWEGLVGKSTRLVAVASASAALGTVTDLRAMTKLVHDVGGLVVVDHSAAAPYRLLDVKETDADVVAVNALAWGGPPIGAVVFRDPALVNSFGSISTDPKATGAARLEIGAHQFGLLAGVVASIEYLAALDESARGGRRERLSVSMQSAALYMNRIFDYLMVSLRSLPLVMVIGRPEVRIPVVSFALNGVPAERVVQRLADNGILAVTNENSRALDVLGVNDVGGAVTVGLAHYSTTAEVDQLVRALASLG